One segment of Primulina tabacum isolate GXHZ01 chromosome 14, ASM2559414v2, whole genome shotgun sequence DNA contains the following:
- the LOC142525164 gene encoding arabinogalactan O-methyltransferase 1-like — translation MDKFNYQQLQYKKFIPEKTWALALAVVGLIGGVILISLHLGTSSSSLLSCGGGGARVTKNPGNATSLQMEAIRHYATSRVVPQQSFGEITLSFDVLRRTAPCNFLVFGLGHDSLMWASLNPGGTTLFLEEDPKWVQTVLKDAPALKADTVKYRTQLQQADELLRHYQKEPDCSVKKSFLRGNEKCRLALNMLSDEVYDTEWDLIMVDAPRGYFAEAPGRMAAIYSAAVMARNRKKSGVTHVFLHDVDRKVENQYAEKFLCRKYRVKAAGRLWHFEIPPAATATGGDFC, via the exons ATGGATAAATTCAATTATCAACAGCTGCAATACAAGAAGTTCATCCCTGAGAAAACATGGGCACTTGCGCTTGCGGTGGTTGGGTTGATCGGCGGCGTGATCCTGATTTCTCTCCATCTGGGGACCTCAAGTTCCTCCCTGCTCTCATGCGGCGGCGGCGGCGCGCGGGTAACAAAGAATCCCGGGAACGCTACTTCGCTCCAGATGGAAGCGATCCGCCACTACGCGACATCGCGTGTGGTCCCGCAGCAGTCTTTTGGTGAGATCACCTTGTCTTTCGACGTCCTCAGAAGGACGGCGCCTTGCAACTTCCTGGTTTTCGGGCTGGGCCACGATTCGCTCATGTGGGCGTCGTTGAATCCGGGCGGCACCACGTTGTTCCTGGAGGAGGATCCCAAGTGGGTTCAGACAGTGTTGAAAGACGCGCCTGCTCTGAAGGCGGATACCGTAAAATACAGAACTCAACTCCAGCAGGCGGATGAACTGCTCCGCCATTACCAGAAGGAGCCTGACTGTTCCGTGAAAAAATCCTTCTTGCGCGGCAATGAGAAATGCAG ATTAGCACTGAACATGCTATCAGATGAGGTTTACGATACGGAATGGGACCTGATAATGGTCGACGCGCCGCGGGGGTACTTCGCCGAGGCGCCGGGAAGGATGGCGGCCATTTATTCGGCGGCGGTGATGGCGAGGAACAGGAAGAAATCTGGCGTCACGCATGTTTTCCTGCACGACGTGGATCGCAAGGTGGAAAATCAGTATGCAGAGAAATTTCTGTGTAGAAAGTATCGGGTGAAAGCTGCGGGGAGGTTGTGGCATTTCGAGATCCCGCCAGCGGCGACGGCCACCGGCGGCGACTTCTGCTAA